From the Juglans microcarpa x Juglans regia isolate MS1-56 chromosome 3D, Jm3101_v1.0, whole genome shotgun sequence genome, the window TTGATCTGGCATGGTTGAGACCTGCAAAAGGGAAAAtgccaacatatatataaaggggACAAAGTTTGAGCTTAGCAAAATTGAGTTTGAACACACATGAACTTCAACTCTGATTTGCATCAAAAGGACTAAGCTATTCGATATATCTTCACTTCGGTAATACTATTAACAACTACTATCAAGCACCAGACTTGAAGTGGATGAGTTGGCTCACCGAATCGGGTCCAATGAGAGGAGCAACATATAAGGTGTCAGGGTAGGCAGGATTCTTAACACTGGTCGAGGCCCACAGCACCCTCTGCTTCTTGGCACCTTTTTTCACCAAAGCTTCCCATCTTGGACCAGAGAATTTCTTCTGGTAGAGCTGGTATGCCAGAGCAGCTTGAGCAACTGCGGCCTGAAAACAGTAATTTGTCACGAAATTGCAAATCTCTACCTTCCAGATCTAGGATTCTAGATCCTCCACagggaggggaaaaaaaaaaaatcgcagTCCACTTACCTTTCCACGAAGATCTAGGGCCTCAGGGGTTCCAATCTTCTCAAGCTTCTTGTCAATGAGGGTGTCTACTCGACTGACAAAGAAGGAAGCAACACTTGTAACTCTGGAGAGGTCACTTAATCCAGAAGCTTCAAGGCCATCCAAGTAAGCATCCATGACTGCTTCATATCTAGAAAGGGAAAATATGAGCTGTGCACATACAACAGGAAATGGTTAGAATCCAGGAAAATTAAAATGCAACTCAGAAAACCTTGACACGCGTTCATTATTCTACCACTCTAATCTTAACATAACCAATATAATTAAATACTGTTGATATTCCATTTTCCTTCATACATAGAAAGGCCTTTTGACCGAGGAGAAGAGGTCATTTCTTACAAATACTATCACAATTATTAAGGGCCAAATCAACCAAGTTTACTACAATCACTTTGGAAGGATAAACCGTTAAGAGAAATGGTACAACAGTTAGCCGTGCAGTACAGACAATGAGAAATAAGGTGATAGCCAAATAAAAACCAAGacatcaaaatatcaaaataaagagaaCCTACTGTTTGAAAACTTATGGGCTATATATTTTAAGCTAAGCATCATAAACAACTACTTACCGTCACATTGACGCTTATGCCGAGTGAAATAACTTCCTTAATTGAAGGAACGCAAGCAGCTGTAGCAGGAATCTTTATGTAAACATTGGGGCGATTAACCACTTTATGGAGCCATTTTGCAGCCTCTACAGTCCCTTGAGTATCATCAGCAAGTCTAGGGGAAACTTCCACAGAAACATATCCATCACCACCATCTGTTTCATCATAGATTGACTCAAAAAGTTTGCATGCATCTTGAATATCCTTCACCACAAGCTCCCAGTATGCAGCTTCAATGTCTTTTCCTGATTGAACAAGTTCCCTAAAGAtcccaaaaatttcttttataagtgGAGTCGTTTTAGATGGAGATGTGGGGTATCAATCCCCAAGATTCCAATACTCTGAGATCAGACACACAAGAATTGAAATGACAGATGGAATTACAATAATCAAAGAACAGCCCATTAAGTTTCTAGATATTATGTATACATCAGGCCACAAGAAAAGGGTAAAAGGCACGTTGTACTGTAGTTTTTTACCTCAAACATTAGTTTAGGACATTTTGGTAACACAaaactacaattttttttttattttatatataagtaaacacAAAGTTACAAGTTAAATGCTCAATTACTCAATTAATCTCTTAAGTATTGGTGTAACTAATAATTATAGGCATAAAttctttaaactcaatttagctGTTTACTAGAAAATTCAATTACTGGTCCCTGTTCTACCTTGATAGTCCATTGGCTACcataaaggaaaatactattgATTCTTGTTATTGTGAAGAAATAATGGTAAAGTGTGGTAAAAACCAATTGATGGGATACCTGAACTGATCATTGTAAGCATTTGAAGAAGAGATTGCTTTCTGGAAGATCTGCAATCATGTATATTAAACATTTAGCTACATGGGATTAGAATTGTTGATAAATGACACGAGAATCATCTGAAAATAGAATTCTATATGTACAAatgatgttttttatttaatccccccccccccctcccccctctccACAAAGCCTCATCCTCCCATGCAATTTGGgattctgaaaatatttttgataagtgagAATActgaagatttataaaataatagtaataataataaacagcaacaaaaaatatatgcataatTACCGCTGGGTTGCTAGTTACACCCCTTACACCACTTGCAATCAGAGGAAGCAGATCTGTAACAGGCCGGCATAGGTTATCATACCATGGACTCTGCCCTTCCTTCTCATAGAGATCATGAAGAACTGTTCTCTTTGCTGGACCTCCATTTCCACCTTGGGAACATCTGACACTGAGAGAACAACTAAATATAAGAATGCAAAGTTTTTTCTTTACTGAGCgtaaaaattacaattcaacAAAAGGTAATTACCGAGCAAATGCCATATATTACATTAAATAAATACAGAAGATGAATGTCAATCTACTCCATCAATGAGTAATTATCGTATTATGAAGTactgtaaaaataatatcttagGCTGAGAACTGATTATTAAATACAATTCACTAAAAATTGAGGCTTGCGGTCGAGAGCCCTGGGAAATTGTATCCAATAACGACAAATGAGtagaggaagaaaataaattcaactatAATCCATCCGCATGAGATTGAATATGCATCTAGGAAGGAATTCAATATGCACAGCTTTTTTAGCAGAAGAGGAGCCAGATCATAAACAGGTTGTATTCAGTAAAAACATCGAGATTAAGGAACCCCAATACGTTTCAAGTTAGGCACATGATACAAATAGTGGAGATGGTCCCTCCTTACTATGTTCCAAAATGTCACCTTTGAGGGCAACAACACAATCTAATTCTGTGtcttgaaaaaataacaaaacaaagaaaggtgattgtcaaatttcaaaatatgcaACTTGTCCTAATGCAATAACGCCGATAATAATCCCCAAGGATTTAGAGATACCTAATGAGCAGATCAATGAACCATAGAATACACTATACAgacatcaaatccaaaaaagataaagaacGAAATATTCTATAGATCTTAATGAAACAATAACTTAAAGAAAACCGATCATTCAATAGCAGACAACCTATCACCACAGAGAGAGATCCCTATAAAGATCAAGACAACAACTTCACCAGTCtacaaaagtaacaaaaaaaatataaccagAGTGTAGGAAAAAACTAGACATACACCAAAGGGCCCCTGATCGCGGGGTTACTGCGAACGGCtaatttggaagatgaaactTTGGCGATGAAAGTGCTTCCGCTGTAGAAACCGATCAAAGTCTTAGGCTGCGAAGATCTGGGTTTCAGAGTAGAAGCAGAAGCCGCAGGGCTCGGTGTGGTGAGCCTGGATATGGTTGCCATGGTTGATCAAGCGCTACAATGGCTAGAGAAGAACAAAGACAGAGCGAGACAGAGGCAATAAGTGACGAGACGAACGATGGCTAGAGGTATTGGACTATATGAAAGGGAAAGTAGATCAGGGAGAGCAGATCTCCATTTGACCAAACGGGCAGGTAAGAGACATTGAGAGGTGGCCCACCTCATTGCTTAtgccatttttcttttgtattaaATTAGATGGATAAATCAAATTTCCTCTAATAATTAGATGGATTTGTATAtcttgtagtttttttttttaatctatctcTATAATTTAGAGCGTGAGATAAATAGATTTATAAAGTAAATTCTACGTAATTTATATTTGTGTTAGTGAATTCATTTTATCAATCTATCTCATTGTTGATGTCAACATTAATACACCATAAATACGATgagattcattttataaatttatttcttccacttatttgttttaagatttatctATTTCTATCAATTAgatcttattatatttattcttatttgtgaatttcttttttatcctaacaaatattaatgttttatgggattttgagaaattagagagaaaggttgaataaaaaaatattaaagagttaaaatattgttaaaatatagtttttttaatatttttttgtttaggaatttgaaaaagttaaattaatttttattttttgtttgaaaatttggaatagttgtaatgattagtttgaaacttaaaagtatttttgtttgaatgatgttggaaagaagatgaaatgagataaaaactttttccaaacaagctcttaaaaaaatgagtaatgttacatataattgCGAAGTGTATAAGCGTTGtgtaatcgctttaaaaaataataaagtctactattaaaaaattaattttttttcatgttagtCCCGTattcattcactttttttttaagttattacGCGACGTTTACATATTCACgactataattattatttatctaaaaatattacatgaaCCATTTAATATGCACGTCtctcttatttaaattttaaagtttgacAAAAATTCTAAGAAATCATAATCATAACCGTTTATAGGTTTACTTTAAGAGATTTTGATCCCTCGTTGGCTGTGATGGGTGTATCAGTATGaccttaagaaaaataaaaataatagcgAGAGCGAGAGCAAGCGactgaaaaaaatagataagaaggcatttttataagaagactcaaaaatatatatttttttaagtgtaaTTGTGGTATCGCACGAAACATATTCTTGAGGTTTTAAAATCAAACACTTCTATTGACCAAGCATGTCAATTGAGagtattctaaatattttatacaacaatatatatatatatatatatatttatttattacatttatcttACTTttcagttcagtttaattttaaactgaatttgacatctaaatatctaactctcaaattactaaattcatatcaatttaaaatttgtttatatgtgagagtcaacttttttttaactcaatatctCTTTACATGCGAAACtcgtaatttttttaactttttataaatatatctaaatttatattaacatttaaacacatttaaatttattttagatcaattttatgaaatttactctattatcttaactcattaatatttataaagagcTCAATTCAAGTATAAACGAGAGCTAAATCTCCTGAAAAACGAGGCACGCCTCCCACCCAACAATGTCAAGAGCATATAATTCGTTCACGGGAGTTTCCTACCGTTAGGCCAAGTGGTATTCGTAGATCCAAGTATCAAGTTGGAGGTCAAAAGACGACAttgtagtattttttaatattatttttattttaaaatttgaaaaaattaaattatttattttattttgtatgaagatttaaaaaaattataatgataaagtgaaataaaataagatgagatgagatatttattaaaaacaaatgagataaTGTCACTATTCAGTAGTCACGTAACATTGACCAAAAGTTCAAACCTGTAGAAGTATTTGATTTTGTACTTGCTGATTTTGTACTTTGAATGTTAagcctttcaaaaaaaaaaaaaggcaaatgaATGTTAACAGTCCCGCAGGAATGATAGAACGGGGACCATAAAAAACCTCAATACAGGTGTCACAAAccgaatattttttaaaagaataagtgagaaataaaataattgttatatatataaagaaatcttataaaaattatattttatatattagatttattttaaaataaaataattttatattttaacgtATCATTTTAAGACATGCTagttcataaatttatttttataaaatttctttataattaaaatatttataatgtgaAATCAACAATccaatatggattttttttaattgatccGATGTTTAAAAAAAGTCATTGCAAAGATATCTTGACTATTTTATTGAACACGTTATCTTGACTATTCTAACAACAAAT encodes:
- the LOC121256091 gene encoding transaldolase-like; amino-acid sequence: MATISRLTTPSPAASASTLKPRSSQPKTLIGFYSGSTFIAKVSSSKLAVRSNPAIRGPLVVRCSQGGNGGPAKRTVLHDLYEKEGQSPWYDNLCRPVTDLLPLIASGVRGVTSNPAIFQKAISSSNAYNDQFRELVQSGKDIEAAYWELVVKDIQDACKLFESIYDETDGGDGYVSVEVSPRLADDTQGTVEAAKWLHKVVNRPNVYIKIPATAACVPSIKEVISLGISVNVTLIFSLSRYEAVMDAYLDGLEASGLSDLSRVTSVASFFVSRVDTLIDKKLEKIGTPEALDLRGKAAVAQAALAYQLYQKKFSGPRWEALVKKGAKKQRVLWASTSVKNPAYPDTLYVAPLIGPDSVSTMPDQALQAFIDHGTVSRTIDSNVSEAEGIYSALEKSGIDWNDVGSQLELEGVDSFKKSFESLLDTLQEKANSLKLVSL